The Suricata suricatta isolate VVHF042 chromosome 3, meerkat_22Aug2017_6uvM2_HiC, whole genome shotgun sequence genome contains the following window.
CATAACCACAATTTATATCTACTATTATTTACACTGATCATCTTCTTTCCAATTTAGAGAAGTTCATAGGCCCCAATCAATACAAACTCTTCCAAGGAATCCTActttatgattaaaataaatattggctCTGTGGCCCATTCATCTTGGGGCTAGATAAAGAAGCTACACACTGTAGAGCTAGTTTGTAAAGGTGAAGTGATATGGTCACATCTCTATAACATTTTACATGGTGGATCTCTGTCCAGCCTCATCAATGATgaagtttcttttccttgccgTCGATTCACTGTTTAATTCTGAATCTGATTTGTCCACGTTGTTAAAGTTTATTGCTGAGCCTTCCACTCCCTCTTGAGCACCTCCATTTGGCTGAAGAAAGATGGAATTTGGTTCCTTAGGACGCTGCCACTGTGGTCTAGTGACTATCCAAAAAATGAGAGCCCCAAATACCACAATCAGAAGGCCAAGGGTATTTGTGAAAACACCTTCCGGTGGGAACGTACTGTACTTAGAACCACTCCtacaaaaaagagagagtatGTCCAATTACAAATAGGGTGATGCAGCAGCGTGTCAAACAGTCTTGCATTTATCTGCTTAAAAAATACCCAGTGGTAAAGAGCTTCTATGTAAATTTCCTTAATGTTTGATAAGAAATTTAAGTTATGCTAAGATAACTCAATGAAATAGTATGgcactattaaaaattataagtataaaaataaaatagcacctGGAATACCAGTAgcacttaaaaatgaagaatggaTGATACAAAACTGTATATACTCCATAATTATAATTCATATAAGACATGCATATAAAACGGCATGTGTAACTTCAATAGTTGTAAGAGTAGTAtaccttttttaacattttggtcCTTCCTCCAAGCATTATTAATCCTATACTACATGTataatacatttgttaaaaaataaatgtttacattttctatttttaatattaaaattttgttacattttcctCCAATGAATAAGTACTTAACATCTTATAGCTTAAATATTGCAATTAGGAAAACTATATAACTTACAAGGCAAAGAACAATTTCTCAGTCACTCCCATAAGTACTGTTGCAATCACTGTTCCAAAGATGAGGAGTCCAGAATAAACATGTATGGGCATGACAAGTGCTCGGAGAGAAAGTGGAGCCCAAGGAAGCAGAAAGACGAAAACACCTAGGAGAAGCTACACATCAACAGGAACAAAggttatcatttaattttaagagttaaccaattttaaaagtattattataaaagcaattgtatacaaaatgagaaaacctTCGTACAGAACCAAGGGCATAAGATGAAAATTTCCCCCACTCCAGTTCCACTACTCAAAGGCAACATCTATTATCACTTTCTCGAGTATCCTTCCAGAAAATTTCTATGCCTATAcaagcatgtgtgtatgtgtgtaaggggagacagagaaagggaatatttaaagtataaatggCTTCTTACTATACATATTTGTTCTGcatctgcaacttgcttttttcccttaataatatatcttggagatggggcaccttggtggctcagtcgattaaatgtctgactttagctcaagtcatgatctcacagataaTGAGTGCactgcattgggttctatgctgacagttcagagcctggagcctgcttccaattctgtgtgtgtgtgtgtgtgtgtgtgtgtgtgtctgcccctcccctgtttgtgctctgtctcaaaaataaacaaacattaaaaaattttaataatatatcttgGAGATCTTTTCATATCAACACAGGTGCATCTGGTTTATTCTTCTTAATGGCTAATATTGTATTTTAAGAATGTAACATAATTTACTTAGTCCTGTATCTATGGATGTTcctgtttctattctttttctatcATTAACAAAGCAACAGTGAATATTCTGATaccttcttgtttgtttttatctatttccTTAAGGTTGCtgagtagaaaaagaaataaaagatcttcAAGTCACTAAAACCATACATGACAGGACACATTTAGTCAGTTCCATCAAAAACATtatgtgttggggtgcctgggtggttcagtcagtaaagcatctgactttggctcaggtcaccatcctgtggttcgtgagtttgagtcgcacatagagctctgtgctgacagggactCTAGTCCCATATGTACAAGATTCTAGATAAACCAGAATCCATTTACCTAAAGCCTATGCAAAAGTGAGCACTgaggagcacctgcgtggctcagtcagttaagtgtctgactcttgatttcagctcaggtcatgatctcacggttcatgaattcgagccccacattgggctctgcactgacagtgcagagcctgcttgggattctctctccctctctctggccctgtcccactctttctctctgtctctctctctctaaataaataaataaacttaaaaaaactttatgtgTTAAGtttacaattttgttttataaggaaaaagTGAATCCTGCACAGAGGTTATGCCATTTCCTTGAAAATTAAATCCCTGGTGGGATGCTTCTCTGCAGAGGATAGCAAGATTCCTATGTAACTGAAGTCTGGTGACACCATTTGTTTTGCGGCCCACACCTCCTATCCATTAcctattcttttcttctcaagAGAATAAAGATGATTTAGTGACCACTGAGCTACTGAATTTAAAGGGCATTTTTCCAGGTACCTACTTTGGATCTACCCCCCTAACAAAACTACGATGAGAAGAAGGGAGATCCAGGAAAAACACGACATCACTGTTTATCTTTCCTGACTGGGATCAAAGGACGAATGGGGCACACCAGAAGAATGAAGGCAGAATGGGTCTGAGACCCTAAAACACGTTTAGAATCAGCTTCTGGGAAATGGTAATGAAAAAAAGGCATTCAATAGGCTAGTTTGCATATTCTATTGTCCACCTAATGCCACAAATGCCTGGATGTATGAGAAATGGTTCAGAGGGTGCCCTTTGGTGGTTGAGAATGTTGCTAATTCTCCTTCCGTGAGGTTTAATGATTCTATTAGTATCAAAGGGCAAGCCTCCTGACGTATGGGTTGTGATTCCTATATGGAAATGGGCATGGGCCACCAAGCAGCCACCAAGTGTGTACACACTTCTGTGAGTAAAGTCACCACATCTTTTCTGTGACTTGCCCATGGAAATatgtattttccatatttctgCTCTCTTGACTCTTCattcttaagattctgttttctcttatttctttcagGGTTTATCATGTGTGCCTCTTGCAATCCTGTAGGGCTCAATGATCTAAGCAGGTGGGGCGCCAGAAATTTGCTTAGAGGATCCCAGGCAATTTAACTTCTCTTCACTGTTacttttaccattaaaaaaatttatttggcgaaagaaaattacttctaaaaggaaaggaaaaaattacagaatggTAAACTTTGATTAAAAGTGTTCCAAATGATACAAATTTACAATTTATAATAACTtacaaaaatttataatttataataaccattctttatttccttcttaccATTTGAGCCTTACCATCTTACAAGTAGTATGGTAGCTTAGAACCTAGTGGATTGAAACTCACAAAATCcccttgttcttttttataaatttttttaacatttatttatttttgagagacacaaagtgagtgggggaggagcagagagagagagacacacacagaatctgaagcaggctccaggttctgcctgtcagtacagagcccaacacagggctcgaacccacaaactaggtgagatcatgacctgaactgaattcggatgcttaatggactgagctacccaggtgcccctaaaggtcTTGAAAGACCTGCATCATGGAAGACCTGCATCAGAAACACTTGTGATCCTTCTTTAAAGAGATCCCTGGGACAAATCCAGATCTGTTAAATTAGAACTCCTGGAAGCAGGGccaaggaatctgcattttaacagaaaGCCCAGGTGATTCTTAATGCATGTTAAAGTTTGAAGACCATTGCTCTTGAGTCTCTTAAACTATTTCAGAGATATGGGCTAATCACAGTCTTGAAAATCCCAAAAAGTGGAAGCAAGGGATTCTTCCATTGCCTTCAGTCTCAAACACTTATTAAGCATTAGCCTTGTGCAAACAAAGTGCTTAGGAACCATTACCTACAGAAAGCTGTTCTTTACTGCAATGGAGTTCTTAAGAGAgctaaagaagaataaaatatcattaaaaagttattatttagACATCAATGTGAAATTGTAGTATGATcctaattatacttaaaaattttttttaaatgtatattcataggcacaaaaaaaacctaaaggaagTAAGCCAAAATATAATGATACCTCTAGATTATGACATTatcaatgatttttattttttctttattttacaaattttaaaatcaatgtatatTACTGTcatgtgggaagctgcaaagattcagctgcttggccatttgctagccggaaatgtcactccctgaggggagttgcaaaaataggcaggggagcgccactcccggtcagggagaagccagaagaacaaagatcaatcgcctgcaggcagggtggtatggcccttcagtgctgtgctaaaaactttagtttggttcctcttttattctagcctaaatcccttaaccctgtttcctagcaaccgacctaggtcagctgccttgttctcccgcctaaaaacctttataagatacagtgttttctgaataaagaagaggcttgatcagaaactgtgtgttgtgtccttactctctgtgctcccccttcctgccctttctctccctccctcaggaatgaaACCGTAAGGATTCACCGCCCGGCGGAGCGGATAGACATGACACTGTCACaactggaaataaacaaaaaagtttcttttaaagttccTGTGCTGAATATATGGGCTTTCTCagttaattattaattattattatttgctcaCTTACAAATGTATTTTACTATACCAGTTTCCTCTCCCTTTATGAAACAAAAGAGTTTATAAAAAAAGATACGTGTGAACTTTGAGATCTAACGAAAGCttttatttgcaaatgtcatGAATGAAACCAGGAAATATCTGCCTACCTAGCTTTTGTATTaagtatgatttctttttttttttaactgtagagGTGGATTTAGTGAGCAATCAACTAATTTACTGATTATTATATGGAAATCCTCTTcatttttctgctatttcatATACTCAACCATTCCTTTATTTAAAGCACATATTGCTGGGCCCCATCcctagaatttctgattcagtaggtctgggatggaacctaagaatctgtatttctaataTCCCTGGTGATGGTAATGATGCTGTTCTAGGGACTACACTTTGAGAAGCTCCAAATTTGCATTTCCAAGTTGCATTCTTCAAACGTAAAAGCATGTTTCTTCCAGGGATGAAAACATCTAATCAGCACCAACTAGAATatgtccacatttttttttttataaagagagaTGACACACAAATGAACACTCAATTCCTCTGTCAATATTCTACACCTCCTTCCTGCACTGTCTTGCCTCAAATCTACCTTGGCAATACCCCAGCACTGGCTCAGTCATCTTCAGGGCTACATCTGCTAGGTACTACTGGAGTAAGTCACCCAGCCAAGGAGATGAACAGCACTACAAATTCATGGTTATGATGCTCACAGTTATGAGCACTGAACACTGCTCAACAATCCTTCTACTACTGTCTGATTTATCAACTGGTCCTCCaagttctctcttcctcaaaatagtGGCTGTCCTATGTGCCTCCTCACTATTAGCAGATGATTTTATTGCCACCTCAGGAGAAAAAGTGAGCTTTACTTTTCTGCtgccaaaccaaacaaaccaaaaaagcacCTCAAGCCAacaattccttcctttcttcaatcACGATAGGGTCAGTGTTCAATTTTCCAGCTGTGCTCTGCAACCTGCTTCCTGAAGACATAGCTATAGATTCACTCCACTATTCACaacctctccttctcttctggtGCCGTCCTGGGAGCACTGTAACATGCCCAAGCTTCTTACAgtgaaaagaagcaaacaaataaacaaaaaaccctcaaccaAACCTGCCTTCACTTCTATCCTTGTCCAGttactcccttctctctccttcccttcttacCCAAACCTCTTGACTGAGTTGCCTATTTTCTTACCTTCCATTCCTTCTTCAATCCACTGAAATCTGGATTCTCCCCTCTAAGAAAACTGCTCTCCAGTGGCATCAGTGACTTTCAGATCACTAAATCCAAAGGATAGTTTTCAGACTACATTCTCCTTGCCTTCTTATAGCATCTGACACTCCTTAAGTCTTCTCTTGCTCCTCTAATGTTCCCTTTCTCATCCCCCCACTTGCTCAAGCCTGCAAGTGACTCTCATCCCTTTACTGTTGACTTCCCAAATCTCATTAATCCCACCTGTGAAATACCTTCAGAAACCATCTACTTTGCTCACTGATACTGCTACACCTCCAGGCCACCATCGTTTCTCATCTGAACCTCTGCAAACACCTTGCTGCTAGTCTATCTATATTTACTTCTGTCCAACCTCCAATTCATCTTCGATACTCCACTCCAGGATGCCTGACCTCTTTCTTGCTTCccaaacaaagaaaactttacCCACAAACTCTTCTATTCACCTAGAATACTCTCTCCCTTTCACCACCAACCTCATGATTTCAGGTTTTGGTCTGACTTccttttcccccccccccccccccatataagATCTCTCCTGAAACACTCCATACCCACCATATCTACTAAATACTCAGGACCTGTCTTGTAAGCTACATGAGAGGGGAAAGCATGTTTCTTTGGACCCATGCTTGTCTTACGGAACAATGCACCTCCCACAGCCTGGTGAGGAATCTCATACACAATGGGTATTTGGctctgttgaataaatggatgattAACAAAATTTCATTGACATAAAATGCATCTTCTCAATCATGAAGGTGCCTAAGCTctagagtagaaataaaaattgccaTCTTCAGGTCATAAAGGAGACTTCCATAAGACTTATAAAACAGCTGACCTGTGTCATTCTAGTACACTAATCCCTAGCCTAAACATTTCCATGCATTATGTGGCTTTGATCATGATGTTGTGAAGGATGTATCAAAAGCCTTAATTTACAGGTAAGCAAAAGTTCCAAAAAGTTCAATAATTCATTGTAAGGTCACCAGCTACAAATGGATGAACCTGACTCAAACAGGATTGCAAGTCCTATGTTCTCAAACACTACTTGCTCTCTGGATCTGAGCAAGAAAGAAGCCAGGGGTCAGATTTCCTTCTGCTAAACAAAAGTCATGAAGATGAAGTTGTGAAATGATCTTTCTGAGAAGTATACTTCTGAGCAGtataaatgaaaaggaatctGACACAGAACTCCTACAAATcttcaaggagaaggaaaaaaacactcATTTTTCAAACGGACAAAAGACACGAACAGGTATTTCTTAGAAGGGAAACATGAGTGATCAgtgaaacaaacattaaaaccacAAGGTGATATCATTTTATACCTACTGGTTTGGCAATAATTAAAAGTTTGAAGAGGAtgcatgttggcaaggatgtgccTTATGGGCACTCGTATATGCTGCTGGCCAGAACACACTGGGATCAACCAATGTGGAAAACaaattggtatttcttttttaggCTGAGTATATAATTCCACACCCTAAGTATACACCCAGAGTAATCTTTGCATATGAGGGCCAGgagattcatatatatatatgaatgttccatttagtattatttatagcagaaaacaactaaaaatagcTCAAATGTCTAATAGCAggagaacagataaataaattcaTGGTATATTTAAACAATggaatacaggggtgcctgggtggctcagttggttgggtgtccgccttcagctcaggtcacgatctcacggttcgtgggttctagccccgcgttgggctctgtgctgacagctagctcagagcctggagcctgcttcggattctgtgtctccctctctctctgaccctcccctgctcatgctgtctctctctctcaagaataaatttaaaaaataataataagcaatgGAATGCAAAAGTACAAGTGAATAAACTACAGCTAAGGGATCAATATAGTTGAATCCATAGAATAAAAAAGTTGTGATAGAATACCTATaagactatttttttcaaaattaaagaagcaaacctaaacAACATATTGTTTGGGGATTTACACTATtcagtaaaattataaagaaaaacaggatGACAGAAAAACTTTCAGAGAATGGTTACTGCTAGAGGTTGGGGTAGTTAGAGAGAGACGGGATTGAGGTAGAAGTAGGTAGGGGTTCTATGTGATCTAAATTAGGTTGGATAGTGGAATCATAAGAGTTAATGTTATCATGATTCAAAACTTCTAAACACACACAATAGGGCTTTTTTTTATTGAGAACCCCAAAGagcttttatgtatattataaatctATTGGTATTtatcatattagaaattaaagctgaaacttctcaaaatatttattcatttaacaatgaTAATAAATTCACTGCATATTTACATAAATAGCATGTCTTGGGAAAAATAACTGTATtatgtgaaacaaaaaaaatagtgagCCAAGTGGcctattttacatatttacaaatcattttaAGGTCTGATTCAGTAGTAGATAATTGGATTTCTCTGTTTGTCTTCACATTCAGTCTTATGTGATATCACATATAATGTAGCCTCTGTAAAAGTCCATGTAACACCTGTGAGAAACTGACACAAAGATAAATACCTTCTTAGTATTATGGAAAGAGCTTTGAACAGAAAGATCACCAAATAATCTTGGTTACCGCTCCCCCCACCCTTCAGGGTTCTCTGGACGAGACTCTGAAAACTAATTTTAAGAGGATGCCTccgaagcagagagaaggaacacctcagagagatgaaaagaaagaataagaaactaCGTGTCAGCAAAATTTGGGGGAAGGTTGTCACAAAGACATTTCAGCTTAATTTCCTCTACAAAAGAGTAAATAAAGGATCTCTGCTTTGTAGGGGAATCATTCCTGTGATTCTGTTttcagaggtgggggtggggggcaggggagc
Protein-coding sequences here:
- the LOC115287719 gene encoding cytochrome b reductase 1 isoform X2, whose translation is MFSHSAIIVYRLPWTWKCSKLLMKSIHAGLHAVAAILAIISLVAVFDFHNAKNIPNMYSLHSWVGLTVIILYILQLLLGVFVFLLPWAPLSLRALVMPIHVYSGLLIFGTVIATVLMGVTEKLFFALSGSKYSTFPPEGVFTNTLGLLIVVFGALIFWIVTRPQWQRPKEPNSIFLQPNGGAQEGVEGSAINFNNVDKSDSELNSESTARKRNFIIDEAGQRSTM
- the LOC115287719 gene encoding cytochrome b reductase 1 isoform X1; this encodes MAMDGYRGFLGLLVSALLVGFLSVLFTLIWVLHYREGLGWDGTALEFNWHPVLVVTGFVFIQGIAIIVYRLPWTWKCSKLLMKSIHAGLHAVAAILAIISLVAVFDFHNAKNIPNMYSLHSWVGLTVIILYILQLLLGVFVFLLPWAPLSLRALVMPIHVYSGLLIFGTVIATVLMGVTEKLFFALSGSKYSTFPPEGVFTNTLGLLIVVFGALIFWIVTRPQWQRPKEPNSIFLQPNGGAQEGVEGSAINFNNVDKSDSELNSESTARKRNFIIDEAGQRSTM